One window of Ailuropoda melanoleuca isolate Jingjing chromosome 3, ASM200744v2, whole genome shotgun sequence genomic DNA carries:
- the IL17B gene encoding interleukin-17B isoform X1 — MQKISQDKQHRVGNRALQPEQLFLLTLSISLGLGQPRNPKSKRKGPGRPGTLAAGPHQMPLDLVSQAKPYARMEEYERSLGEMVAQLRNSSEPAKRKCEVNLQLWLSNKRSLSPWGYSINHDPSRIPADLPEARCLCLGCVNPFTMQEDRSMVSVPVFSQVPVRRRLCPLPPRTGPCRQRAVMETIAVGCTCIF; from the exons ATGCAGAAAATATCCCAAGACAAACAGCACAGGGTGGGGAACAGAGCCCTGCAGCCGGAGCAG CTGTTCCTTCTcaccctctccatctccctggggctgggccagCCCAGGAACCCCAAAAGCAAGAGGAAGGGGCCAGGGCGGCCTGGCACCCTGGCTGCAGGTCCTCACCAGATGCCGCTGGACCTGGTGTCCCAGGCGAAGCCATACGCCCGCATGGAGGAATACGAGAGGAGCCTCGGGGAGATGGTGGCCCAGCTGAGGAACAGCTCCGAGCCGGCCAAGAGGAAGTGTGAGGTCAACCTGCAGCTGTGGCTGTCCAACAAGCGGAGCCTGTCGCCCTGGGGCTACAG CATCAACCATGACCCGAGCCGCATCCCTGCGGACCTGCCGGAGGCACGGTGCCTGTGTCTGGGTTGCGTGAACCCCTTCACCATGCAGGAGGACCGCAGCATGGTGAGCGTGCCCGTGTTCAGCCAGGTGCCCGTGCGCCGCCGCCTCTGCCCGCTGCCACCACGCACCGGGCCCTGCCGCCAGCGTGCCGTCATGGAGACCATCGCGGTGGGCTGCACCTGCATCTTCTGA
- the IL17B gene encoding interleukin-17B isoform X4, protein MQKISQDKQHRVGNRALQPEQAKPYARMEEYERSLGEMVAQLRNSSEPAKRKCEVNLQLWLSNKRSLSPWGYSINHDPSRIPADLPEARCLCLGCVNPFTMQEDRSMVSVPVFSQVPVRRRLCPLPPRTGPCRQRAVMETIAVGCTCIF, encoded by the exons ATGCAGAAAATATCCCAAGACAAACAGCACAGGGTGGGGAACAGAGCCCTGCAGCCGGAGCAG GCGAAGCCATACGCCCGCATGGAGGAATACGAGAGGAGCCTCGGGGAGATGGTGGCCCAGCTGAGGAACAGCTCCGAGCCGGCCAAGAGGAAGTGTGAGGTCAACCTGCAGCTGTGGCTGTCCAACAAGCGGAGCCTGTCGCCCTGGGGCTACAG CATCAACCATGACCCGAGCCGCATCCCTGCGGACCTGCCGGAGGCACGGTGCCTGTGTCTGGGTTGCGTGAACCCCTTCACCATGCAGGAGGACCGCAGCATGGTGAGCGTGCCCGTGTTCAGCCAGGTGCCCGTGCGCCGCCGCCTCTGCCCGCTGCCACCACGCACCGGGCCCTGCCGCCAGCGTGCCGTCATGGAGACCATCGCGGTGGGCTGCACCTGCATCTTCTGA
- the IL17B gene encoding interleukin-17B isoform X2 translates to MQKISQDKQHRVGNRALQPEQPRNPKSKRKGPGRPGTLAAGPHQMPLDLVSQAKPYARMEEYERSLGEMVAQLRNSSEPAKRKCEVNLQLWLSNKRSLSPWGYSINHDPSRIPADLPEARCLCLGCVNPFTMQEDRSMVSVPVFSQVPVRRRLCPLPPRTGPCRQRAVMETIAVGCTCIF, encoded by the exons ATGCAGAAAATATCCCAAGACAAACAGCACAGGGTGGGGAACAGAGCCCTGCAGCCGGAGCAG CCCAGGAACCCCAAAAGCAAGAGGAAGGGGCCAGGGCGGCCTGGCACCCTGGCTGCAGGTCCTCACCAGATGCCGCTGGACCTGGTGTCCCAGGCGAAGCCATACGCCCGCATGGAGGAATACGAGAGGAGCCTCGGGGAGATGGTGGCCCAGCTGAGGAACAGCTCCGAGCCGGCCAAGAGGAAGTGTGAGGTCAACCTGCAGCTGTGGCTGTCCAACAAGCGGAGCCTGTCGCCCTGGGGCTACAG CATCAACCATGACCCGAGCCGCATCCCTGCGGACCTGCCGGAGGCACGGTGCCTGTGTCTGGGTTGCGTGAACCCCTTCACCATGCAGGAGGACCGCAGCATGGTGAGCGTGCCCGTGTTCAGCCAGGTGCCCGTGCGCCGCCGCCTCTGCCCGCTGCCACCACGCACCGGGCCCTGCCGCCAGCGTGCCGTCATGGAGACCATCGCGGTGGGCTGCACCTGCATCTTCTGA
- the IL17B gene encoding interleukin-17B isoform X3, which produces MDWPHNLLFLLTLSISLGLGQPRNPKSKRKGPGRPGTLAAGPHQMPLDLVSQAKPYARMEEYERSLGEMVAQLRNSSEPAKRKCEVNLQLWLSNKRSLSPWGYSINHDPSRIPADLPEARCLCLGCVNPFTMQEDRSMVSVPVFSQVPVRRRLCPLPPRTGPCRQRAVMETIAVGCTCIF; this is translated from the exons ATGGACTGGCCGCACAACCTG CTGTTCCTTCTcaccctctccatctccctggggctgggccagCCCAGGAACCCCAAAAGCAAGAGGAAGGGGCCAGGGCGGCCTGGCACCCTGGCTGCAGGTCCTCACCAGATGCCGCTGGACCTGGTGTCCCAGGCGAAGCCATACGCCCGCATGGAGGAATACGAGAGGAGCCTCGGGGAGATGGTGGCCCAGCTGAGGAACAGCTCCGAGCCGGCCAAGAGGAAGTGTGAGGTCAACCTGCAGCTGTGGCTGTCCAACAAGCGGAGCCTGTCGCCCTGGGGCTACAG CATCAACCATGACCCGAGCCGCATCCCTGCGGACCTGCCGGAGGCACGGTGCCTGTGTCTGGGTTGCGTGAACCCCTTCACCATGCAGGAGGACCGCAGCATGGTGAGCGTGCCCGTGTTCAGCCAGGTGCCCGTGCGCCGCCGCCTCTGCCCGCTGCCACCACGCACCGGGCCCTGCCGCCAGCGTGCCGTCATGGAGACCATCGCGGTGGGCTGCACCTGCATCTTCTGA